GGTGCAGGTGGTGAAGACGATTGGGGATGCGGTCATGCTGGCCGCCGCCACCCCCAGCCAGATGATGGCCACGATCACCGTCCTGGCCGACCGGGTGGCCGCTGCCGACGGATTTCTGCCGATACAGGCCGGCATCCACCACGGGCCCGCCATCGGCCGCGGCGGCGATTTCTTTGGGCATGCGGTCAATATCGCCGCCCGCATCACCGCCCTGGCCGGCGCCGGCGACGCGGTGCTGACCGACGCGATCGTGCCGGCGGCCACCGGGATCGGGTTGCCCACCACACCGATCGGTGCGCCGGTGCTGCGCAATATCACCACCGCGGTCCCGCTGCACCGGATCGCGCTGGCCGCGGCCCGTTATCCGCGTGACCCGGTCTGCGGCATGCGTATCGACCCGGCGACCGCACCCGCTCACCGCCACCACGGCGGCCGGGATTGGTGGTTCTGCTCGGC
This sequence is a window from Mycobacterium paragordonae. Protein-coding genes within it:
- a CDS encoding adenylate/guanylate cyclase domain-containing protein; this translates as MMLPDTTIDFTTVEVTVAFVDLAGYSVLTEACGDREAAQLAARLADLAHAALGPGVQVVKTIGDAVMLAAATPSQMMATITVLADRVAAADGFLPIQAGIHHGPAIGRGGDFFGHAVNIAARITALAGAGDAVLTDAIVPAATGIGLPTTPIGAPVLRNITTAVPLHRIALAAARYPRDPVCGMRIDPATAPAHRHHGGRDWWFCSADCADPSPRHS